The Corallococcus caeni genomic interval AGCGGCCGGAGGAGGAGATCGACCCGGCCAAGGCCTCCGCCAAGAAGGGCGAGTAGCCCTTCGGTTTCTACTTCACGACGGCGAAGTGAGACCCCAGCCGGTACGCGGACAGCGTGCCGGCGTCGTCCAGGAAGTACAGGTTGAGGCGCACGTCGGCCTGGAGCGCGACGAGCCCCACCCCCGCGCGCACCTCCGCGAGCACCTGTCCGCCGCGGGGATCCACCGCGCGCACCACCTCTCCCGCGATGAGCGTCACGTCGCGGGCGGTGCGCGCCGGCAGCGCGGTGATCAGCGGCTCGCCCGCGGCCCCCACGCGCCAGTCCACCTGTCCGGACAGGGCCACGCGGGCGGCGGCCCCGGACGCGCTCGTCACCACCACCGCGCGCGGCAGCGGCGCCAGCGCGTAGGGCCCGGGCCCCAGGTGCAGCGCGCGCTCCCAGACCTTGCGCCCGCGCGCGTCCAGGCACACGAGGAACCCGTCCTGGTCGCGCATCCCGGCCAGCAGCACCCGCTGGCCCACCGGAAGTGGCGTGGAGGGCAGGGTGAGGTCCGGCTCGAAGGTCCACTGCGCCTCGCCGGTGTGCGCGTCCGCCAGCAGCAGCGCGTGGTGCGAGCCGCGCCCCAGGAGCGCCAGGAAGCGCCGGCCCCACGCCACCGGAGGCCCGTGGAAGGGCAGCGGTGAGCGCAGCCGGTAGCGCACCTGACCGTCCTCCAGGTCCAGGCCGTACAGGTAGCCCGAGTCCGTGGACAGGAGCGCCCGGTGTCCCTGCGTGGCCAGCCACCCGCGCTGCGTGCGCGGCGGGGCCAGGCGCCACACCTCACGGCCCGTGGCCTCCGCGAAGGCCACCGCCGTGCGGTCCTCCGACAGCGTCAGGAGCAGCCCGTCCTGGCGCAGGAGCAGCGGTCCCAGGGGGATGCCGTCATGGTCGTGCAGCCACCGCGCGCCCGCGCCCCGGCCGGTGAAGCCGTACACGCGTGTCCCGTCCGCCGCCACCGCGTGGCCATCCGCGGACGCCGCCACGCCCAGCGACGCGGCCCGCCGCCACAGCAGCGCCCCGTCCTTGCGAGAGAACGCACCCGCCAGCCCCGGCGCGCAGTACACCGGCCCGTGCCGGCCCAGCAGCAGCCGCGCCTCCTCCGGCTCCTCCAGCCCGCGCTGCTCCCACAGCTTCTCGAAGCGCAGGCGCCGCAGCTTCCCGGGCACCTTCAGCGGACGGGACTCGCCGCGCGCCGGAGGACTCTTGCGCTCGCGCGCCTCGCCCTCGGCCTCGGGCGGCTTGTGGGCCCCCCGCAGGTGCGACAGCCCCTCGCGGCAGCGCTCCGCCAGCTCCACGAGGTACGGGTTGGAGACCTGGACCCGGTGCGCCTCCGCGAACGCCAGCCCCAGCGCCTCGCCCAGCTGGAAGAGGGCGGACAGCAGCTCCGAGGGCTCCAGCGCGAACCACGAGCCGGTGGGCCCCAGCTTCGCCCGCCGTCCGGGGAGGTCCAGCGTCAGCAGGGGGCGCACGCCCGCGGGCTCGAACTCGAAGCGGGCCTCGCCCAGCTCCACGGCCCGCGCCAGCTCCACCGCCTGCCGGGACAGCTCCAGCACCGTGAGGAACGGCGGCCCCTGCGCGCGCCACGCCTGCGGCCGTCCCGGCAGCGCCAGCCACACCTCGCCCGCGCCCAGGAGCGGCGCCAGCGCCCCGGACGTGCCCTTCGACGGCGCCTCGCGCGAGGCGGGGGAGATGTCCTTCAGCTCGAAGCCGAACCCCGGCACGGAGACGGGCTCAATCCGAAGCGGGGTGGGGGGAACGGGCGGACCTTCCGCGTGCGGGGCGGCCTTGCCCAGGCCCTTGAGCGCCTCTCCCAGCTTCCGGGCGGCCGCGGCGGACAGGGCCCGGGGCGCGAGCTTCGTCACGTCCTGGAGGAAGCGCTGGCCGCTCTGGCGCGTGGCCTTCGTCAGCTCCTCGGCGTCCACGCGGATGGGCGGGCGCAAGAGGTGGGCGGGCCGGGCGAGGCTGGCCACCGACAGCTCGATGTCCGGGCCGACGCGCCGCAACACGAGCTCCAGGTGCGCCTCCGTCAGCGACACCTGCGCCAGCCGCCGCCTCCCCGCGTGCAGGGCCGCCACCGCCTCCACCAGAGCGGGGACGACCTCCGCCAGGGGCTCCTCCACCGCCCCGGACAGCAGGTTCACGCCATCCAGTTCCAGCGCGATGGAATCGAGCGGGGAAGCCGACGGTTCGCGCTTCCAATGGTGTCCGATGCGGAGACGGGTCATTGACGTTCGTTGACAAGCCAGTTTAGCGGTGGCTAGCATCCGCCGCCCATACGGACCTACATTTTTGTAACCGTTCGGAATTCTTGGGGAATACTCGATGACATTTTACGAGGCCGCGCTCAGGGTACTGGAGAGCGAAGGTCGCCCCCTGCATTTCCTTGAAATCACGGAGAAGTCCATCCAGCTGAGCCTGCTGTCCCACATTGGCAAGACGCCCGAAGTGACGATGCTGTCGCGGCTGGCTGCCATGGCGCGGAGGACGCGGGATCGCAAGGTGATCGTCACGGCGAAGGATACCTTCGCGCTGACGGACTGGTCGCTCTCCGAGGACGTCGAGGCACTTGCACAGACGGGCGTGATGGAGCCGCATCCGGAGGAGGAGCTTCCTCCGCTGCGGCCGGTGGAGCGCCACCCGGAGCCTCGCACGGACAACGTCCGCGCGTCGGGCCGGGGCACGGAGCGCAAGCGCCGCCGTGACGAGGGCGACGAGGAGCGGGGTGGGCGCCGCAAGCGCTTCCCGCCGCTGCCGGAGGTCGTGTTCGAGATCCTCAGCGAGGCCGACGCGGGCCTGCGCACGGATCAGCTCATCGAGCGCGCCAAGGCGAAGGAGCTGTGCGCCGAGGAGACCACGGTGGAGGCGGTGCTCACCGCCCTGCTGGAGGACAACCAGCGCCGCATCGACGCGGGCCGCCGGCCCCAGTACGCCTTCAACCAGGAGTCCGGGGAGGTGTCCCTGGAGCGCGCGGGCGCGCCGAGCGAGGCGCCGCCCCTGGAGCTCCAGGCCGCCTTCGCGCAGGCCCTGGGCATCCCGCTGGAGGGGGGCCGCCCGGTGCTGGGCAAGCCCGCCGCCGCCGGGGAGCCGCTGGTGGACGAGGCCCTCATCACCACCGCGCGCACGGCCCTCAAGGACGCGCGCCGCGCGGTCGCTCGCGGGCTGCGCAAGCGCCTGGGCGACGCGGACGTGGGCACCTTCGAGAAGTCCGTCGTGAAGATGATGCACGGCCTGGGCTTCCGCGAGCTGAAGGTCGCCAAGCGCTCCAAGGAAGGCCCCCTGCTCACGGCGCGCAAGCGCGAGGGCAGCGTGGAGCTGCGCTACGCGGTGCGCATGCTCAAGGGCATGCCGGGCGTCGATCGCAAGACGGTGCAGGAGCTGCGGCGCGACCTGGGCCACTACTCGGCGCAGGTGGGTCTGCTGGTCAGCGCGGGCGAGGTGCGCGGCGACGCGCGCTCCGAGGCGCAGGCCACGGGCTCGCTGGTGATGCTGTGGTGCGGTGACGCCCTGGGCGAGAAGTTCCTGGAGGCGAAGACCGCCGTCACCGTCACCCAGGTGGAGCTGTACGACATCGACGAGCGCTTCTTCGAGGCCGCGAAGCTGGACGCCGAGGAGGCCCAGCGCCGCCGCGAGGAGCGCAAGAGCGAGAAGCAGGCCCGCGAGGAGGGCGGCGGAGAGGTGGAGGTGTCCGCCGCGGCCGAAAAGCCGGAGCGCGCCGAGCGTCCCGAGCGCGGCGACCGTCAGGAGCGCTCCGAGCGCCGCCGCGACCGTCAGCGCGAACGGGCCGAGGCCCGCGACGCCGCCCAGTCCGGCACCGAGGGCTCCGAGGCCAAGGCCTCTCCGGTGGCCCCCGCGCCGCCGGCCGCCGCCGGGTTCACGCCCGCGTCGGAGGAGGACGAGTCCGAGGAGGGCGACGACGAGGGTGAGGACGAGGACCTGGAGGCCGCCAGCGCCTTCGTGGGCGGAGCCAAGGAGGGCGCCGAAGCCGGCACCGCCGACGCCAACGCCTCCGAGCGCAAGCGCCGCCGCCGCCGTCGCCGGGGCCGCCGCGGCCGTGGCACGCGCGGAGCGGACGGCACGCCCACGGGTGAAGCGGGTGCGCCCACGGGCGAGGTCAGCGCCATCGCGGATCAGGCCGGTGCCACTCCGGCGGTCCCCGCGGGTGAAGGCTCCTCGGGGGCCATCGCCGCGCCGTCGCCGGGTGGGAGCGTCACCGGTGAGCAGGTCGCGCTCGCCGGTGAGGCCCTGCCGCTGAGCC includes:
- a CDS encoding outer membrane protein assembly factor BamB family protein, whose amino-acid sequence is MTRLRIGHHWKREPSASPLDSIALELDGVNLLSGAVEEPLAEVVPALVEAVAALHAGRRRLAQVSLTEAHLELVLRRVGPDIELSVASLARPAHLLRPPIRVDAEELTKATRQSGQRFLQDVTKLAPRALSAAAARKLGEALKGLGKAAPHAEGPPVPPTPLRIEPVSVPGFGFELKDISPASREAPSKGTSGALAPLLGAGEVWLALPGRPQAWRAQGPPFLTVLELSRQAVELARAVELGEARFEFEPAGVRPLLTLDLPGRRAKLGPTGSWFALEPSELLSALFQLGEALGLAFAEAHRVQVSNPYLVELAERCREGLSHLRGAHKPPEAEGEARERKSPPARGESRPLKVPGKLRRLRFEKLWEQRGLEEPEEARLLLGRHGPVYCAPGLAGAFSRKDGALLWRRAASLGVAASADGHAVAADGTRVYGFTGRGAGARWLHDHDGIPLGPLLLRQDGLLLTLSEDRTAVAFAEATGREVWRLAPPRTQRGWLATQGHRALLSTDSGYLYGLDLEDGQVRYRLRSPLPFHGPPVAWGRRFLALLGRGSHHALLLADAHTGEAQWTFEPDLTLPSTPLPVGQRVLLAGMRDQDGFLVCLDARGRKVWERALHLGPGPYALAPLPRAVVVTSASGAAARVALSGQVDWRVGAAGEPLITALPARTARDVTLIAGEVVRAVDPRGGQVLAEVRAGVGLVALQADVRLNLYFLDDAGTLSAYRLGSHFAVVK
- a CDS encoding HTH domain-containing protein, giving the protein MTFYEAALRVLESEGRPLHFLEITEKSIQLSLLSHIGKTPEVTMLSRLAAMARRTRDRKVIVTAKDTFALTDWSLSEDVEALAQTGVMEPHPEEELPPLRPVERHPEPRTDNVRASGRGTERKRRRDEGDEERGGRRKRFPPLPEVVFEILSEADAGLRTDQLIERAKAKELCAEETTVEAVLTALLEDNQRRIDAGRRPQYAFNQESGEVSLERAGAPSEAPPLELQAAFAQALGIPLEGGRPVLGKPAAAGEPLVDEALITTARTALKDARRAVARGLRKRLGDADVGTFEKSVVKMMHGLGFRELKVAKRSKEGPLLTARKREGSVELRYAVRMLKGMPGVDRKTVQELRRDLGHYSAQVGLLVSAGEVRGDARSEAQATGSLVMLWCGDALGEKFLEAKTAVTVTQVELYDIDERFFEAAKLDAEEAQRRREERKSEKQAREEGGGEVEVSAAAEKPERAERPERGDRQERSERRRDRQRERAEARDAAQSGTEGSEAKASPVAPAPPAAAGFTPASEEDESEEGDDEGEDEDLEAASAFVGGAKEGAEAGTADANASERKRRRRRRRGRRGRGTRGADGTPTGEAGAPTGEVSAIADQAGATPAVPAGEGSSGAIAAPSPGGSVTGEQVALAGEALPLSPDASASPAHGEAAATPPAVGNVWQAGEAVQATPESDEAARARADAAHAASDAVTPVAAQALPPEEATAEASSQPAEAREVHEAPVAPGTDGSSEGNKEG